The following proteins are encoded in a genomic region of Corylus avellana chromosome ca4, CavTom2PMs-1.0:
- the LOC132179560 gene encoding uncharacterized protein LOC132179560: protein MHVNVNIFVSNLHFYNVPLLASNRAAAFQQLVKLNKALADAEITISLKSQWEKGYFRKGCILEAMEQYDDALAAFQTTLQYNPQSSEVSRKIKRVSQLARDKKRAQEVENKRLKVDVGKNLDTLKSEMSEKYGSEECWKDIFSFLVETMETAVKSWHESSKVDPRVHFLLDREKTQTDKYAPNVNIDKLPRGNKGKQKKEKAYSS, encoded by the exons ATGCATGTGAATGTGAATATATTCGTGAGCAATCTTCACTTTTACAATGTTCCATTGTTGGCCAGCAACCGTGCTGCTGCATTTCAACAGTTGGTTAAGCTTAACAAAGCTCTTGCTGATGCTGAAATAACAATTTCACTGAAATCTCAGTGGGAAAAG GGATATTTCAGGAAAGGATGCATATTAGAGGCCATGGAACAATACGATGAT GCATTAGCTGCCTTCCAAACAACTTTGCAATACAATCCACAAAGTTCTGAAGTATCAAGAAAGATCAAGAGGGTTTCCCAGTTGGCGAGAGACAAAAAGAGAGCTCAAGAAGTGGAGAACAAGAGATTGAAGGTTGATGTGGGAAAGAACTTGGATACATTGAAATCAGAAATG TCTGAAAAGTACGGATCTGAAGAATGCTGGAaagacattttttcttttcttgttgagACAATGGAGACAGCTGTAAAATCATGGCATGAAAGTTCGAAAGTGGATCCAAGAGTCCACTTCCTTCTTGATAGGGAAAAGACCCAGACTGATAAATACGCCCCAAATGTGAATATTGATAAG TTGCCTAGgggaaacaaaggaaaacaaaaaaaagagaaggcaTATTCAAGCTAG